The Gymnogyps californianus isolate 813 chromosome 15, ASM1813914v2, whole genome shotgun sequence genome includes the window CTCTTAGAAGAGCAATACTTACTACTGTATTAAAAGCAGGTGCCAGGCTCAGGTTTGGCTGGACAGGGAGAGAGGGATGACTCTACAGTTTCCTCCATCTTCTCCAGCCACCCAGGAGCAACACTTCTGCGCATAAGTTTCTCCTCGTGTGGTGTGTTAGTGTGGGGACTGTGCagacctttttttctcctccccgaTAAGGGGCAGAGAGATTATCTACCCACAGCTAACCTTGAGGTGCTGTTGCTGTTACCTGTGTGCTGCTGTGGAATCCATTTCTGCTAGACTCTCGTGCAGGTCAGGAGACCAgttgggattaaaaaaaatgttgcctAATGATTCATCTGTAATTGTTGGGTAAGGCATGAATGACTTGACTTACCTTTCTGCTTTTGACTTGTTCCCCCTCCcgtgtttgtttttgtttgtccttgggcaaaaggtatttttctgcattcctAGAATACACATTTGCATcctgtcttcagaaaaaggcTGCAGTTTTAAACTACATAACGTTAATATACTGATCTGGGCAATATAAAAAACTTTCATAAGATGGAGGATGCATCCTATGGTGAGAAAATGGTAATAAATATGCATTCAGTTTTGGGTGTGGAGGGAACAGTTTGTAGTTACAGTGATTATCACTAGGTGAAGATGCATGAAAGGCCTGTGAGCCAGATTCTGACCCTGACTGGCCTGCATCGTGAATGGAGtgtgaggagggaaggggaagatgaCTGCAGCCCTTTAGGTTTGTCTGTCTCTGTATTTGGGAGCATGACACAGATAATGGCGCCCTAATGTTCTTACAGTAAATCTGCCCCTTGGGAGGAAGGGAATCTTGAATACATTTCCCTTCCTAGAACAGACAGTGGCATAAGTTAATATGTGAATGTGTACTGTCTGGCAGTTGTAGCAGGCATAGGTTATCACAGGGCAACCTATTGTTTTGGGCACGTTAAGACCTGTGTAGCTTCTGGACTGTGATAAACATacattctttcttattttcGCTGTAATGCCTGTATGCATCTTGATGAAGAAGGTCAGAGTAAGAGTCTTCCTCATCTACACTAGGTTTTACAGTTTGATATTTCAATTAGCATTCTGAAGAAACTGCCCAACTTTTTACAAACCCATGTTGTGGGAGGGCGTACTGAGGAACGCTGTGCAGCTATTTAAAATAACCTATGTAGGTCATAGTCTAGATTTTAATTAGACATAAACATTATTGGACAGTTGTCTTGTCTGATGAGATATAACTCTGTTGAATCCTTCTGCAATGTGTAGCTGCCTCTGAGCATACTGCTAGTTTAAAGTCAAAGTTTTATCTTGGATGATTTTAGTCAGATACAAACCCTGAGGCCCGTGATAGAAGGCTGTAAGAATCTTGGCTTTATAATGAATGCTTGGTTAATAAGTTCTTAAGATAAGTTACCTTAGAAGTTCTGATTCACTCAATTCACTTTCTCCAATAGCAAGATAAAAGGAAAGTTTAGCCAGgtgttgtgctttttttttttttttttttttttcaggtacaGCCTGCAAATTCTCTGCCATGTTAAAATTGGCAGTTCTGGGTAGGGAGCAAATGCAGACCCTGCTTCTGGTTTCAGATTGCTGCATGGAGTTAGAGTTTAGGAATTAAAATGGGGGGGATTGTTTGAATTAGCTGAAATatgattttgcaaaatgcaaaaccCTGCAAAAACTGCTGCACACTACTGGGTTTTACTAAGTATTCAACAGTTTCAAAAGGTTTCTATTCCCCAGAATTCATGTGGCTTTACTGCAGTTGTAAAAGTGACATAGAGCTGTGCTGTACTCTCCATTGGAGAGAAGGGTATCCATGCAGTGTTCTGTCGGTAGAATTTGTTACTGGTCTTCCTGGTCTCTCCAGCTAGCATAAGTAACTAATCTGGTTTCATTTGAATAGAGTGGTTTGTGAATGCTGTGGATTTTACcagcctttcttcctccctttatGCCAGCTTTCTTCTGTATGTAGAGCAATTGACCTCCGCAGAAAGGAATGAACTGGAAGGGTGCTTTGTCCCATGCCAATGTTGTTCCAATGTGTGCTTATGAAGAAAGTGATTTGGGCTGAGAAAAGTGCTTGCAGCTCTACGTACTTGTGATTCTTTCTCTTGAGtgaatgaacaaaaaagaaaaatctggaggagggagctggtgcttttgctgctttattaATTCTTCTCTGGTGTCTAGTGACTCATCTGCCCAAAGTTAGAGTGCAGCTGGGCACAGTGAGTCAATGTCCACCTTACCATTGTGCACCTGGAATACAAGAAGTTTTTTTATGAAGAGCAGAAGAATGATGTGGGAGGGGTAGCTGAAGCCATTGGTCTTTGTCTTACCACATGCATTTCTAAAGACTCGAAGCAAAAGAGTAGTGAGAGTCTGGGAACAGAAGCTAGAACTGCTCAGTTCTTCTCTGTGCTTCATGGTGTTTGGATCTGAAACTTCCAAATGTAAATGGAAACTTCTTGTGTATCAGTGTAAAAGGCCTGGTCTTGTATTTAGTGTGCTTGTTGGTCTTTCAATGTTTGCATATCCTGGTTTGAGATAGCTTTAATGTTGCCTCATGGTTTGTGTATATGCTACCTCCAGATAACTTTTTGGTGTATTTGACTTTCCTGTTACATCTCTTatcctttgtcttttcttgcagTCGGGTACCTGTCACCAAACAGTCTTCCCTTTTGAATTATTTGGGAGCAGCATTTGAGAGTCTGCTTTaggaaggcagaacttgtgggttcAGTTTCTGCTTCTGCCATCAGCTTGCTTTTGTGCCTGTTTATCTTTCAATTAGTAAATTGCAGCTGTTTCATAAGTAGCTGGGTGCAGTTTGTTAAGGTGTTAGACATTCAAGTCTTCCCTATCCTATATGGATGCTTAAGATTCTATGTCACTTTATATGACCTGGGGTTGGTTTGTAATATTAATGTTTTGTCCTCTTTGTAATCGGGCATTATGCATTAGTTGCTCTTCCCAGACATGTCTGTATCAGTGGTATTTTATATAAGAATGTATCTGTAAAACATATTATGATTAAAGTTATAAGCTGCTCTGTACCTATTTGCAGGGAGCAAAGTGCAAATGGAAACTATGGAAAGTCTATTAGTGCCGTAAGAGATTGCATAGGGAAGTATAACAGGCAGTTTACTTACTAACCCAGGCTGTAAGTCTTGCctaagctgaaataaaatgctgaaaatccTTTCTAAAATGTCCCTCTcacctttgttttcattactgtcTAATCCTTGGGTTAATGCTTATTGCCATATCAATTTACTGCAGTTACTATCTTATCTGAACCTTGAATATGTTTGATACTCAGAAACTATTTATAATCatggttggtttggtttttttgattggttggggttttttttagtgtgtgttttatttgtttgtttttaagtagaGGAAGCTGGTTTTCAGTTAGTTCTAGACCCAGTCCTGCAATGAGCTCTAGGGGCTGGTTTGCAAGCAGTTTGTTCAGGATTGGGCCTTACTTTCTTCAGAAGATGTAGCATCTCACTTCTGAACAGTGTACATAAAAGTAggtgtttaaaatgaaaagacgttgcatttattttcaaaagcaagtgttgaaataatggaaaatacagttGGAAGGGATGTGAAGAGGTTCTCTAATCCACTTAATGCTGAATGACATATAATTTCTGACATGTGTAACTGTTCTTAAAACTTTCAGGAGGGAAGGCTCTGCAACTCTCTTGCCAATTTACCTAGTGCTTAAATAGTCTTTATTAATAGACATAGGGAAAAGCttattatttcaaagtttttcttacagttttccTTAAAGTTTACTCTCAGAGGAGTTTGTTTAGTTCTTCATTGCTACTTGTCTGTCTTCATTATTCTCTCTGGTCTTTTGAAACTAAGGAAACTcaatttctttgactttttctCCAAGTCCTCTTTTCTAGCCTTTATGATTGTTCTTGGTGCTTTTCTTTGGAATCTATTCACCTATTTGTTTCTTAGATACTGTACTCCCATGGGGGCtttcccagagcagcagaacTTTTTCAACTGTCATACAGATACTGGTTCTGCTTACGCATCCCTGCGTGGTGTTTGCCGTTTTCATGGCACTGTCAGCTTATATTCAGCTTCTGGTCTGGTAGATCTGCTGGATCCTTCTCTGCAGTCTAGCTGCTGAAGTGATCAATTCTTCTGAATGAAGAATGTGATATATTTATTGAGTGATAGGTGGAAAGAGGTGCATTTTAAACAGTACAAAAAGCCAGATTTCAGGAGACCAAAGGAAAAAGGGGGTTCATTAGGCAGTTCTTTCATAGCTCACTAATAGTAGGACTCCATGTGTTAATTGAGAAGTCCAGGATGCTTAGACCTCAGGGTGGCTGTTACACAAATGTCTTGAAATGGTGATGAGAAGATCCTTTTTCAGAATATGCAGTGGAGAAGTTCCAGATCTGTGCACAAAATGGCTACATGCTTTCCTGGGATGAATCTTGCTGATGCAGTTGTTCGTTAAACTGGTGCTTTTGAGCATTGCAGTATACTGAAAATAGCAAACGAATTCTGGACTTCATCCGCACACGTAAACAGAATGGGATGAGGTAATCTGGGAGAACGTGGTTGTAGATGCATAGTTTCACAACAGTTATCTCTACTTTGGAATAATAAATTCTCTGATAAAGTAATCATTCTAGCTTAAACGTAAAAGGATTATTCAGGTCATTGCACAACAGTTGTAGGTTGGTTCTCCACTGTCTGTTGTTCCTCCACTGTCTGCTGTGACTATGTATTGATTTCAGTGTGAAAGAAATTGTGATCTTCCATTTTCTCAGGAACTAAATTCCCTGAAGGCAATTTAACAATGTAAGGATTAGCCAGGTTTTATGCTGAGATTtccccaccttcccccccccccccccccccccccccccccccccccccccccccccaatcttcTGGGCCAGAAAGCCAGCAGGGTCTTCATGGACAATGTTACTCTCGTTTGATTCTTCactcttcttttccttgtcCTTCTGTGTAGTGACTCTGCATATTGGGCAGCCAAGTTACAGCATACTTCCTGGACTGTAAAAATCCACAGTGTAGCTTGTGAGGAAAGGATTGTTCACTGGTTGGCCTTGAGAATTTAACCAGGTCTGAACTTTGATCTTTAATGTTCAGCTTTGAATCAGCTTGTGTCTGCACTTAAACACATTCCTCTTTGGTTTATTTTCGGGAGGAGATGTCATTTTTGTGTAGGGTAGAAAAGGAAGTTGAGCTGTGAACCTTGCAAATAGTTTTCTGAAGCATGTGACTACCAAGTTGGCTAAGCTGTGTATGTTTAGGTCCTGTTATTACCATGCAATGCATTGGTGTCCCAAGATGTGATACGAACAATGGGGAAAATGGTTGAGCTTAGACTGCCTGGTGTCTTGCACCACAAGACACTGCGTATATCCAGCaagctgctgttttcaaaacaacaagCTTTGAAAGTAATGCTATATTGtgggtatttttatttcttaacatactttttttttctttttgttctcccTCATCAGTGCAATTTCTCTTATTCCTTTTATTCATACTAGTGCTATGGTTAATTATAGCTTCTATATTACTATAAGAATATAGAATTAATATTCCAAATACAGGTTGCCTTTCCCAGATAGTACTGAGTGAAAAGACTTGCATGTATACAGAGGGATCGAATGTGCAACAACAGAGAATGGAGTGTGGTTCTTGGAGAGGTGTCTGATGATCCttaggaggaagagaaaaagggagatgcTGAATCAGCATTGATGCCGTGAGAGATTGTTCAACAAAGAAATTGGTGGGCAGAGTATAGGAAGTGGGtaggcagggagaaagagaggaagtcTGCACTGAAATCACAgtcatttctttccattttgggAAGATGTAATGGTTCGCATTCTTGTACTCTGTAATGAAATAACAGTTGGTGGAGGAAAGCCGCATTAACAAACTCATTGAAACTTTGGTAAGCAGCAAAAATGGCAACCTTAGACATATTTGAGAGTTGTAAAAGCTTTCAGTTGAGTTGGATGTACTTaattgtttggggtttctttttccttgaatagaatttttttattttgaatcagAGCAGAGATagtcttttttaaatatttgagctTCACCACAAACCAGGCTCATGTTAGTTAGCAGCTATCATGTGGCCTGTCGtactgtttgattttttttcaggagaacGAGAGGGatctgaaatactgttcttGGAGAATTGGGAGAAACTGCCGGATAGCTTAGTTTACTAATAAAGATGCCCCATGTCCctgttttagcatttttaatttataaaggAAGAATTGGTGGTGGGAAAAAGTGTAAAAACTACCCtgtgaaaaggaagagggaaggaagcaacaacaacaatgaAATCAAGATTAACATTTAATACTATCAAAACCAAGTAACAGTCAATAAATTTTATGCTGGTAAAggtgcattttaatttcattatcttcttgctttctgtctgaATAGAGCCTAACTAGTTGTCACTTGCCCTCAATAAATAATGTCTTTTGTTATAACTTTCTCTGTTATGTTTTAGATACAATGTCTGCTCCGAGTGGCGTCCCTGTCCCATCTGCACCACCTTCTTATGAGGAAACAACAGGAATCAATGTGAGCTATCCTCACCCCTATCCTGTCCCAGAACCTGGCCAGAAACCAGATGGGAAGGGAATGAACCCTCCCCCATACATGGGAGAGCCTACACCAGCGACTAACCCCAGTAAGCCTCAAAAACTCCACTGTACCTCATGTTAAGGAGCTGTCAGGTGGCTGTGTAATAGGTGCTGTGCAGAAGATGAACGATTGTAGTTCACAGGTGTTCCCcacctttcaaaaaatatttttgaagggaATAAGGTGAATCAATTCTTGTGAATCCTTCAGTGTGCACTGGTATCAATAACATCATTTgactttctgcagtttttaatgCAGCCTTATTCTTAAGGCTGTGTGTTTCTACATTAGGCAATGCCATGGTGATTTCTCTTTGTCATTGTGCATTTCATTGCTCTGAGCCTCAAATATTTCACAGTAATAGCTGGTTCTAGCTCAGAGGAAGTTGAGTAACtatccttttttccttatttaccCATTGAGTAAACAGCGTATGTCTCTGCTCAGTTACAGTTCAGACAGTGTATGTGCAGCAACCAGTAGTATTTTATGACCGCCCAGTTCAGATGTGCTGCCCTTCCTGTAACCAGATGATAGTGACACGTCTCTCATATGACTCAGGAGCTTTGACTTGGCTGTCATGTGGTGgcctctgcctgctggggtAGGTTGATTCCAatttgcactttatttttctcttcttgcatgACCTTTTACAGCTCTAAGGAGTAACAAAGCTCTCAGCTTTGTTGCTTTCTCATTCTGTCTGGGACCTGACCCTTTATGGTTTGAATAGCTTACATCTGCATTTAAGTCCTATAGGACCTTAAAGCAGCTCTAGAACACTAGAGTGATGGACTCCATAGCCATTTGTGTTCTTCCTAAAGCTTCATGGCACCAATTTTACTGACAGCTTTtgcaggaaatgtattttaccTTCTTGTGTATGTAACAAGtggtaaaacagatttttttttttttttttttctttgcaggtgTATAGCTGGCTGCTGCTTAATTCCCTTCTGCATTGATGCCCTAAAGGATGTGGATCACACCTGTCCGAACTGCAGTGCTCTTATTGGTTCTTACAAACGTTTATAGGCAGTGTTTAAACATTGATAATTGATTGATGAAGTTGGTTAGCACCTCTACAAGCCCTTTCTGAAGCTTCATGGAGACTTCTGGCTGTTTCTgtgcatcctgtcactggaaaCCAATCAAAAGTAATGTTTATTGCTAGATTGTTTGAATAAGAATTTGCTTGAGGGGATTCTGACTTAGGTCTGTAAAAAGTATACATAATCTTTGTGGTCCACTCAGTCCAGCACCAGTTGATAGCAACtaaatgttttccctttctgctttatGCAAAACAGGTTGGTGATGTTCTTCAGTTAATCTT containing:
- the LITAF gene encoding lipopolysaccharide-induced tumor necrosis factor-alpha factor; translated protein: MSAPSGVPVPSAPPSYEETTGINVSYPHPYPVPEPGQKPDGKGMNPPPYMGEPTPATNPITVQTVYVQQPVVFYDRPVQMCCPSCNQMIVTRLSYDSGALTWLSCGGLCLLGCIAGCCLIPFCIDALKDVDHTCPNCSALIGSYKRL